A single genomic interval of Anopheles marshallii chromosome 2, idAnoMarsDA_429_01, whole genome shotgun sequence harbors:
- the LOC128718545 gene encoding phospholipase A1 member A-like, giving the protein MPFSPAQLLGFVLLVTVSCSIALPSFDISEIHSVKQLAKSWTYNFQRYNTTLKHEFELRPIWEDVSIWCFNRKSDKFRLTSSDFVDFSEVLQENRSTVLFVHGWLQSKRQFAEGAKRLAMAVPNRNYCLVDFETLATVELQLFINQIAPRIATYLAGFVQSLGAIDIPPEQVTLVGEGVTAHLVAQAGHILAGHLGSIIGLDPLGPFYTVGPLLQRSRTTLDTSDARFVQVWYSSIGQLGSPIPLGHQNIYVNGGLHPQPPCACFTKVFGATNLLTQLCSHYFVVEVFKATLDPATDLRATKCHSYKHFLTGRCTIHPTTRATGDGTDAGNFYLQTSCQPPYL; this is encoded by the exons ATGCCGTTTTCTCCTGCGCAACTGCTGGGATTTGTTCTTCTGGTGACGGTTTCCTGTAGTATAGCACTACCATCGTTTGATATCAGTGAAATACACAGCGTTAAGCAGTTGGCCAAATCTTGGACATACAACTTTCAACGCTACAACACAACTTTGAAGCACGAGTTCGAGTTGCGACCAATTTGGGAAGACGTTTCCATATGGTGCTTTAACCG AAAATCAGACAAATTTCGCCTAACCTCCAGCGACTTTGTTGACTTCAGTGAGGTGCTCCAGGAAAACCGTTCCACCGTACTGTTCGTTCATGGATGGCTGCAGAGCAAACGGCAATTTGCCGAAGGTGCGAAACGGTTAGCTATGGCTGTGCCGAACCGCAACTATTGTCTGGTCGATTTTGAAACACTCGCCACTGTGGAATTGCAGCTGTTCATTAACCAAATCGCGCCACGCATTGCCACCTATCTGGCCGGCTTCGTACAAAGCCTTGGTGCCATCGACATACCACCGGAACAAGTCACGCTCGTCGGTGAAGGTGTTACGGCCCATCTTGTCGCACAAGCCGGGCACATACTCGCGGGACATCTTGGTTCTATCATCGGGTTGGATCCGTTGGGACCATTCTACACCGTCGGACCGTTGCTCCAGCGTTCGCGCACCACGCTGGACACTTCCGATGCACGGTTCGTGCAGGTGTGGTACAGTTCCATCGGTCAGCTCGGTTCACCCATTCCGTTGGGACATCAGAACATCTACGTTAACGGTGGGCTCCATCCTCAACCTCCATGTGCCTGCTTCACGAAGGTGTTTGGTGCAACGAACCTGT TAACGCAGCTGTGCAGTCATTACTTTGTGGTGGAAGTATTTAAAGCTACGCTCGATCCTGCCACTGACCTACGCGCTACGAAATGCCACAGCTACAAGCACTTTCTCACCGGTCGCTGCACGATTCATCCCACGACACGTGCCACCGGCGATGGAACCGATGCCGGCAATTTCTATCTCCAAACGTCCTGCCAACCACCGTACCTTTAA